TGCCACCAACCGAAAGCGTTGCGGCGCTGACAGCTTTGGGCCAAAGCGCAGCCGGTGGTCATCGTCAGCAATGCCTCAATTTGGACTTCAGATCCATTCGACACGAAATCGCTAGTGTGTCTCCTGCTCCCTGACATGCGCGAGCAAATGCCCAATGAAACGAGTGAGTTTTGGGAGCGGTCTTCGATCCTGTCGATGCACGATATGGACCGCGCGCGGTTCGGGCAGATAAGTTTGCAGGACTGAAATCAGCGCCCCGCTCGCCAAGTCCTGAGCCACCAGAACCTCGGGCTGCAGTAACAACCCCGCCCCGGCCAGTGCAGCCATACGCAATCCGTTGCCGTCATTGCATGTGAAAGACGGTTCGATCGGTGGCTGCACCTCTTCCCAGCCTTTTAGTTTCCAGGCATTACGGCTGTTCCATACCGTGTGAGAAAGGCAGTGATGCGCGCTAAGATCGTGCGGAGTCTGTGGATGGCCATACCGGGCCAGATAGTCCGGCGACGCGCAGATCACCATGCGATACATCGTCAACGGTTTTGCTACTAGGTCGACATCACCCAGCTCGCCGATGCGGATGGCCATATCAAAACCCTCGTCGATAAGATCGACGACGCGATTGCTTAATTCCAGTTCAATATGCACAAGCGGATAGGTTCGCTGGAACGTCGCCACCAGGGGAGTGATGACGCATGCGCCAAAGGTGGTTGGAGCGCTAATACGCAACGTGCCCGATGGTGATGCACGCAGTCGTTCGATTGATGTCTCGGCCACTCGTACGTATTCGAGCGCGCGCTTTGAATCTTCGTAATATACGCGACCGGCATCCGTTAATCCTTGGCGTCGTGTGGTGCGCTCAAGCAGGCGCGCGCCAAGGCTGTCTTCAAGCTGACGCACATATTTTCCAACCATGACCGCCGACATTTCAAGCCGCTGCGCAGCCTCGGTGAAGTTGCCTCCTTCCACAACGGCAACGAAGGTTTCCATAGCCCGTAATCGATCCATATTGCTAACTACCGGTTCGCAAACAACGAAGTTATGGCACATTTATTATCTCAATGGTTCGGTGAATGATAGCGATGCTTCAGGCTGAATTTGAAAGGAATATTCTATGAAGATCGTTGTAATCGGCGCCAGTGGCGATGTAGGTCGCTTCGTGGTGGAAGAACTCGCGCGCGATGGTAAGCACGACATCATTCGTGTCGGCCGCACCCAGGGTGATCATCAGGTCGATATCACGAGTGATGAAAGCGTGGATGCGCTGTTCAAGAAGATTGAACGGATTGATGCCATCATCGTTGCTGCAGGCAATGTCATCCTGGCGCCGATCGCAGAAATGACGACGGCCAACTTCCACAAAGGATTGCAGGACAAGTTGCTAAGTCAGGTGCGCGTTGTGCTGGTTGGTCAGCATTACCTGAACGACGGAGGGTCGATCACGCTGACCTCCGGCATCGCTGTTGATGATCCTATTGCGCAAGGCTCTAACGCCGCAACCTCCAACGCGGGGCTCGACGGGTTCGTCCGTGCCGCTGCCTGCGATTTCTCTCGAGGCATCCGTATTAATGCAGTGAACCCGACAATGCTGACGGAATCGATGGACCGCTTTGGTCCGTTCTTTCCCGGTTATGAAAGCGTCTCGGGGGCTCGTGTCGCAATGGCCTATAGACGCAGCGTTGAAGGCGTGCAGACCGGGCGCGTATACCGCGTCGGCCACTGAGTTGAAGGCCAATGGCGCTCCAACTGCCGCGATAAAAGCTTGAGCCTGGGTGTAGCGGGTGTCGGAACTCCGCGCTACTCCAATCTTTCGTGAACGCTTCACGGGCCGAACGCTCTGAAGAGGGATCCCGCAGAAGTCCGATCTGCGGTAGACCATGACCGCTTCGGGCGAGAGGCGGACATTGGTGGCATTTGCTACATAATTCCGCAAAAT
This Rhizobium brockwellii DNA region includes the following protein-coding sequences:
- a CDS encoding LysR family transcriptional regulator, with protein sequence METFVAVVEGGNFTEAAQRLEMSAVMVGKYVRQLEDSLGARLLERTTRRQGLTDAGRVYYEDSKRALEYVRVAETSIERLRASPSGTLRISAPTTFGACVITPLVATFQRTYPLVHIELELSNRVVDLIDEGFDMAIRIGELGDVDLVAKPLTMYRMVICASPDYLARYGHPQTPHDLSAHHCLSHTVWNSRNAWKLKGWEEVQPPIEPSFTCNDGNGLRMAALAGAGLLLQPEVLVAQDLASGALISVLQTYLPEPRAVHIVHRQDRRPLPKLTRFIGHLLAHVREQETH
- a CDS encoding short chain dehydrogenase, with amino-acid sequence MKIVVIGASGDVGRFVVEELARDGKHDIIRVGRTQGDHQVDITSDESVDALFKKIERIDAIIVAAGNVILAPIAEMTTANFHKGLQDKLLSQVRVVLVGQHYLNDGGSITLTSGIAVDDPIAQGSNAATSNAGLDGFVRAAACDFSRGIRINAVNPTMLTESMDRFGPFFPGYESVSGARVAMAYRRSVEGVQTGRVYRVGH